From Nitrososphaerales archaeon:
GGTAACAGTAACAGTAACAGATGATGGCACGTCTAATCTATCAGATTCAGAAACATTCGATATAGTAGTTAATGAAGTCAATGAAGCTCCTGTATTGAATGCTATAGGTGACAAGACAGTTGATGAGTTATCGTTACTTACCTTTACCGCTTCTGCTACCGATGCAGACATACCAGCTAATACATTGACATTCTCATTAGTTGGTGCTCCAGCAGGTGCATCCATAAACCCATCAACTGGGGTATTCACATGGACACCTACGGAGGAACAGGGACCTGATGCATATACATTTGATGTTGTGGTAACAGATAATGGTGACCCTAACCTATCTGATAGCGAGACCATAACGGTTACAGTTGATGAAGTTGAATCATTCCTAGTCAAGATGGGCACATTCATAAAAACAACATCTACAGTTCCAGTAACGCAGGTCATATCAGGGGTAGGCTTTAAGCCAAAGGCGCTAATACTGTTCACGAATGCCCAATTGAATCAGGGGCTTGAAGATGGTTATAACTTTGCGCTAGGCTTTTCCGACGGCACGAATTCGAGATCTATAGGCGTGGCATCAGATGATGCAATTGGGCAATCGAATACTGGAAGAGCATTTGGCACGAAGATCTTACGCATACTTGGTACAGGTGATCCGTCGCTTTCAGCACAGGCAGATCTGGTTACGTTCCATTCAGACGGCTTTACTCTAAACTGGACTCAAAATGATTTCAGCCCATACATAATCCACTACATTGCAATAGGCGGTGACGATCTTACGGGTGCTAAAGTAGGCAATTTCGTAGCAAACACTGTAGAAGGCAATCAATCTGTTACAGGCGTGGGCTTTGAACCAGACTTTTTGATGTTCATGCATGCCAGAGCCACCAATCTATCTGGAACTTCTCCACATGCGTACATCAGCTACGGCTTTGCCAAGTCACCAACGCAACAGGGTGCTATAGCGGTTGTGAGTGAGGATAACAGGTCTACAATGGATACTTGGAGGTGGCAGAGGAGCGATAGAGCGATACTTGGTCTTTTCCCGGCAACAGGTCAACAGGATGCTGAAGCGAGTCTGGTTTCTATGGATCCAGATGGCTTCACTATAAACTGGATAAATGCACTAACAAATGCTGACCGTGTATATTATTTAGCGTTGAAGGGAGGTTCCTATAATGTTGGCAGCATAACTCAACCTACTTCTCTTGGTACGCAGGATGTTGCCGGTGTAGGATTCAAACCTAAAGCTGTTATATTAACAAGTTATGGCTTAGCTGTTGGTAACACGGTCAATACAAACAACAGGCTGTCTTTTGGAGCAGCTAATGATAGCAATCAGGGAAATGCTTGGGTAGGAGACAGGGATACCGGTGGAACGTCGATAACTGCGCGCTCAACTGACACCACAAGGATAATTAGAATGGGTAACCCGGCTGGAACGGGAAGTCTATCTTTGGTGCAGGCAGAGGCTGCTATGCAGTCATTTGAGCCAGACGGTTTCAAACTTGCTTGGTCCAAGGTTGACAGTGTTGCGAGGCAGCTCATATACATAGCATTTGGTTAAGTGCATACATATAGTTACAAAGTACCCTTGATCAGTTAGAGTCATTGATAGAATCAACGTTAATGTTATTGTTTACCGTTAGTTAATGGCAAACGGTATGGAAACAAATTATTTCTTCTCTAACATCTTCTTGATTTTCTCATCCTATTTCTTTTGTTCATCTTGGTCAGTTCGATGCTTGGTCTTATCATCGTATTGTTCCATCTTCTTCAGCTCTTCGTTAATCTTGTTACAAATCTTTTCAATTTTAGCCTCTACCTTCTCTTTTGTCTTGCCCATTGCCTCATCAGGTGTACTCCCTGTTTCATAGAACAATTTTCCAACCAACTTCTCCATCTCTTTTTGCTCTTCCTCGCCTTGATCTACACTATATCAAAATGTCGCTGTTCATGATTAGGAAGGTCATTTGTTTGCTTATCCTTTATTACCCATGACTCAGAAAAAGCTGCAGCCTTGACAGATGTTACTTTTACAGCACACTTGAAATCCTCCTTTATCGGCTTGCAATCAAATTCTCCATGCCATTCGGATTCGATCATGGTGCATGTTTTTGCAAAGTCTTCCTAAACCCCTAACGATGAGCCACACTAAATGCTTGGTAATATGATGACACCAAAATATAACATAAGTTGACTTGATACTCATACAGCAGGCGACAATTAGATTATGCATTGAATGCGGTTACCAGCGCTGTATGACCAGTCCTGGCACCCTACGAAAATGTTCGATATTGCGTGTTGCCACGGGTTCCCCATACGACATGGCTATACATGCAATGATCAAATCAAAATCGCCTATCGGTTCGTTCTTCAATGGTGCTAGATTAGCCTTCTCCCCATAATGTCAAGAAGATTAACAAGATCATCTACCTTGGCCAACTCTTTAGGGGGGTTTCTCGAAGCGTATGCGCCTTCATATAATTCGCATAGGTTGATTGGTGTGGTTGAGACCCTCGTTCCGCTTAACGCTTCCCTTTCTAACCTCTGTATAAAATCTTCTTCCTTTCTCAGCATAGCTACCAATACAGACGTATCTAAACAAACCAAAGGCTGTCACCACTAGTTAATCTTGACCTTTCTTAACCTCGCCTTTCTAGTACGCATCATGCTAACTTCAACGTTATGAGCCAGATCTTCGCTAATGGGTAATTTCTTAACAAAGTCAAGAAGAGCTTGAGCGTTACCTTTGATAGCATTTGATGCTAGTCTTAGTATTACTTCTGTAAAGGATTCGTTTGCTCTTTTCATTCTAGCTAATGCATTGTAAGCTTCTTCTGAAATCGTTATAGTCTTATGAGCCATAGATAGTATGTGCATATATGTGTATTTAAGGCTTCATTTGGTTTGCGTAAGAACTTGTAATTACTACCAATGGCAGAGTAACGAGAGAAGATAAACGTTAATCGTTAGACCGGCGTTGCTGCCTAATTTGCCTTAACATATGATCAATGCTATCTTATCATTTCACATTTTGATCAGAAGGGGTATGTGCCCCTTATGTCTGAAAACAATTGACGTGATGGCTACTGGAAGTACTACCACCTAGCACATACTCTGGAGAAGGATACCGTTGTCAGCAATATAGTTTCTCTTGTTAAGGAAAATCCTCCTCCGGTAAGAAAGAAAGAAAGAAAGAAAGAAGAGCGGTAGAGGAAGGAAACCTGTCCATTCATGGGAGAAGATGCTATGCATATGTATACCTGTGG
This genomic window contains:
- a CDS encoding antitoxin VapB family protein, producing MAHKTITISEEAYNALARMKRANESFTEVILRLASNAIKGNAQALLDFVKKLPISEDLAHNVEVSMMRTRKARLRKVKIN
- a CDS encoding type II toxin-antitoxin system VapC family toxin; the protein is MVCLDTSVLVAMLRKEEDFIQRLEREALSGTRVSTTPINLCELYEGAYASRNPPKELAKVDDLVNLLDIMGRRLI
- a CDS encoding putative Ig domain-containing protein gives rise to the protein VTVTVTDDGTSNLSDSETFDIVVNEVNEAPVLNAIGDKTVDELSLLTFTASATDADIPANTLTFSLVGAPAGASINPSTGVFTWTPTEEQGPDAYTFDVVVTDNGDPNLSDSETITVTVDEVESFLVKMGTFIKTTSTVPVTQVISGVGFKPKALILFTNAQLNQGLEDGYNFALGFSDGTNSRSIGVASDDAIGQSNTGRAFGTKILRILGTGDPSLSAQADLVTFHSDGFTLNWTQNDFSPYIIHYIAIGGDDLTGAKVGNFVANTVEGNQSVTGVGFEPDFLMFMHARATNLSGTSPHAYISYGFAKSPTQQGAIAVVSEDNRSTMDTWRWQRSDRAILGLFPATGQQDAEASLVSMDPDGFTINWINALTNADRVYYLALKGGSYNVGSITQPTSLGTQDVAGVGFKPKAVILTSYGLAVGNTVNTNNRLSFGAANDSNQGNAWVGDRDTGGTSITARSTDTTRIIRMGNPAGTGSLSLVQAEAAMQSFEPDGFKLAWSKVDSVARQLIYIAFG